A region of the Nitrospirota bacterium genome:
AAACTCTTTACCATCGTGCCGATCTTGAGTTCATTTTCTGCGGCGAGCCTGGGGGATCCGACCGTTCGTCACTCGGTCGACCAATTCTTGACCGGGCTTCGTGAGATCCTCATACAATCGGGCCGGGCCTATTGCGTGATCGCGGCGGGAGAGCTAGCCCATTTGGGCATGCGCTACGGAGACAAGGCGCCTCCGACGGACTTCTCCTTTCATCGCTGTATGCAGTTCGACCTGGAAATGTTGAAGCCGGTGGAGGAGCGCCAGCCGGAAGAATTCGCCAATTACATCAGAAAAGAACAGGACCAGCGCCGGATCTCCGGCTTCTCCCCCATCTATTCCTTGCTGCGGTTGATCGAGGCGGAAAGCGGGCAGGTCTTACGCTATGACCGCGGGATCACGGATCAGTATAATTCGACGGTGACGTACGCCAGCATGGCGTTCTATTGATAAGAGCGTATAGCTGATGGCACGAGATACGCGGCCCTTCCCTCGCTGCGGCCTTGCTGGATAGTCTGTTTGAGCAGCCGGCGGGAATGTATACCTATTGTGTCACACGTGTGGTCTATCGCAGTCAATACAACGAGCTGAGTTGACAGGCTTCGTGGGTGCCAATAGAGTCAGTTCTGTCAATGCTCCCCACTGTGGAAAGAAGGATAGGTTATGAGGCACGTATCCGCTCACTATGACGGAGAGAAGGTGATCCTGGATGAGCCTGTGTTGCTTTCAGCCAATACGCAGGTTGAGGTGGTCATTCCAGATTCGAAGGAGGAACTCACGACGTTGAGGACCGACGTGTTCCTTGCTTCTTTACCCAGTCTCACGCGTATGTGGGACAATCCGCGCGATGCCGAGTATGACAAGCTATGAACGGGGAGTGTCGTCCTGGCGACTTTGCCGTTCTCGGATCTGACGGGGATGAAAAAACGGCCGGCTGTTGTCGTGAGTGCGCCTCATCCTTCGGTCGATCTCTTTCTCCTGCCGCTGACTTCTCAGCTTGAAAATCTGCAACCAGGTGAATTCGCCTTAGTTGAGTGGAAAGGAGCCGGACTGCTGTTTCCGAGTGTCGTCAAGCGTGGATTGTTTACGCTTGACAAAACATACATCAGCCGGCGATTTGGTCGCCTTGCCGTTGTCGATCAGGGGAAACTCGACAGCGCATTGCGGTTCTGGCTGCGTCTGTAGACCACAAAGAACAGGACCAGCGCCGGATCTCCGGATTTTCCCCCATCTATTCCTTGCTGCGGTTGATCGAGGCGGAGAGCGAGGTAGCTGGGATAATCCCCTTGCTCGCGGAACCCCCACGATGAAACTGTGGTCGTTCGACGCGCGCAGTTGGGATTATCCCAGCCACCCCTTGCAAGCGATAGGTCGGTTCAGCCTTGCTGGATAATCAGTTTGAGTAGCCTGCCGGAATATTTCTCGAAATCCATCCAACTTCGTTCTCGGTTTGCCACAATTCTCACCGTACCCCTACGGTGTAGGTAGGGGCGTGAGAGATAATCCTGCTGCATGGGTTCGCAGAACACGTCGGTTCGTTGAAAACGTTTTGTCAAAAGCGGGACGATTGATACGATTGCCAGACACTTGCGGGGAATCGTAGGGGCATCTAGCGAATTATGGGAAGTGCTAGTGATCCGAACAAATTACACGCATGACCTCAATAGCCATGCCGGTCCCAAATCTATTCTGTGGGAGAAGAGAAAGTGCTGGTAAGTGTTAAATCTCCGAAAGTCTACCTGGGAGGGTATACATGTCAAAGGCTAATGAGTCTTTCGCCGAACGAATGAAAAAGCATCAGATCGCCTGGGCTAGCAAGAACGGATTCAACCATCTGTTAGAGCCACGACAAGACTCGCAGCCATCATGGGTCTTAAAGAAAGAACACAAGACCAGAAATCTACAGAACCCCACCTGGTGGAAGCACATTCCCGAAGGCCATGAACATCTATGGGCGAGAGCACTGAACTCCAGTCAATGTTTCGGCCTGAACCTCTTTGGGGCACTGGCAGAGAACACCATTTTGGCAAAACGAGTCCTGGAAACGCTACTTCCGAATCGGGCACTTGAGAAGGACGATGTGGTGACCGTTCGATTCGAGCACACACCTCAAGGTGCACCGGAATGGCTAGGCGAGAAGGAGCAGCCGACACAGGTGGATGTATTCTTCACAGTCACACGTGGGGAAAAGCCAATTGGGTATCTTCTCGTGGAAGTAAAATTCACGGAACACGAGTTTGGCTCCTGTCGGGGAGCAGTTCCACAAAAACCTGGAAACAATGGCAACGTGGATTCATCGCGCTGTCTCAACCTTCAAGCCGTACTCAAAAGTCCCAAAACCATGTGCTGGATGGCTGAAGCGGACAATGGACGACACTATTGGGACTTTATGCTTTCTGCTGCCACTCCCTTCACGTTCACTTCAACGATGGCCTGCCCATTCCGGCAAAGCCTGTACCAGTTGATGAGAAACCAAGTGCTGGCGATAGCCTTGGTCCAACACACATCCGCTGACTGGGCCGAATTTGGGGTGTGTCTTCATCCTGGGA
Encoded here:
- a CDS encoding MazF family transcriptional regulator → MATLPFSDLTGMKKRPAVVVSAPHPSVDLFLLPLTSQLENLQPGEFALVEWKGAGLLFPSVVKRGLFTLDKTYISRRFGRLAVVDQGKLDSALRFWLRL